The nucleotide sequence GGGGCTGGTCGACTACTTCAACGCCAACTTCGAGATGTACGGCCGGCGGATGGTCTTCGAGTCCTTCGAGGGCAACGGGTCCCTGGTCACCGAGCTGGTCGGCGGCGGCCAGGAGGACGCCGCCAACGACGGCCTCCAGGCCGGGGTGGAGCACGCCGCCTTCGCCGACATCACCGCCGTGACCCAGCCGTACGCCGAGGCCCTGGCCCGGGAGGAGACCATCGGCTTCGGCGCCCCCTACATGTCCCGCGAGTGGTTCACCAGCCGCCGCCCCTACGCCTGGAGCATCGCCACCGACTGCTCGGTGGTGGCCGAGGCGGCCAGCGCCTACTCGATCGACCGGCTCCTCGACCGGCCCGCCATCTTCGCCGAGGGGGCCCTGAAGGACCGGCCCCGCAAGATCGCCGTGATCGCCCCCAACAACCCCGAGTACCAGCGGTGCGCCGAGGCCGGCCTCGACATCCTGGCCGACGCCGGCAAGGAGATCGACTTCGTCACCGACTACGTGCTCGACCTGGGCCGCATCCCCAACCAGGCCAAGAGCATCAGCGCCCAGATCGTGAGCCGGGACATCACCACCATCTCCTGCTTCTGTGACCCGTTCATGGTGCTGAGCCTGGCCCAGGAGATCGAGAGCCAGAACCTGCAGCCCGAGTGGATCGCCACCGGCACCGGCTTCGTCGACCTCGACCTCATCGGCCAGGGCCTGGCCAACCAGACCGACCAGTGGGACCGGGCCTTCGGGGTCAGCCCCCTGGCCGAGCAGCTCCCCCAGGGCGAGAGCGCCGGGTACCGGGCCTACAAGTCGGTGCGCGACGACGAGCCCTCGCTGGCCGTCGACGTCCTCTACTACCAGCTCTACCAACTGGCCCTGGGCATCCAGATGGCCGGCCCCGAGCTGACGCCGGAGACCTTCGAGACCGGCCTGTTCAGCTTCCCCGCGGCCTCCGGCCCCGCCGGCACCTGGGACTACTTCCCCGAGTCGTACACGCCCATCACCGACCTGCGGGAGATCTGGTGGGACCCGGACCTGGTGTCGCCGTTCAACGGCGACGCCGGCTCCTACGCCTCCAACAACGAGCGCTTCAGCCTCGACGAGCTGCCGTCGGGCCAGCCCGAGGTGTTCGGCCGATGACCCCGGCGACAGGCCGCGCCACCCCCGACACCACCCTCCGGGAAGGACGACCATGAGCGATCGCAGGCTGCTGGCCGCCGGAGCGGCGTTCGTCGCCTTCGTGGCCGCCGGGTTGCTGGGCCTGTACGACGCGTCGCTGGGGGTGGTCCTCCAGGGCGCGGCCCTGGGCGTCGGCACCGGCCTCATGGCCGTCGGCCTGGTGCTCATCTACCGCACCACCCGGGTCATCAACTTCGCCTACGGGGCCATGGGCACCGTGGCCGGCGCCCTGGCCAGCGGCCTCACCCTGGGCTCGCTCGAGTGGAGCTGGTACCTCTCGGCCCCCCTGTCCATCGTGGCCGGCGTGGCCGTGGGCCTGCTGGTCGAGTTGACGGTCATCCGGCGCTTCGCCACCTCCCCGCGCCTCGTCCTCACCGTGGCCACCATCGGCCTGGCCCAGGCCCTCGGCGGGCTGGCCCTGTTCATGCCCGGCTGGTTCGGCACCGAGGCCCTCAACCCGGGCTTCAGCACGCCCCTCTCCGACACCGAGTGGACCGTGTCGCCGGTGACGCTCGACGGCAACCACCTGGTGCTGGCCGCTGTCGCCCCGTTGGTCCTCCTGGCCCTGGCCTGGTTCCTGTTCCGCACCGGGGCCGGCACCGCGGTGCGGGGCATGGCCGAGAACCTGGATCGGGCCCGCATGCTGGGCATCCCCGTCAACCAGCTCAACCTGCTGCTGTGGGGCGTGGCCGGGGGCCTGGCCGCCGTCACGGTCGTCCTCAAGGCCCCGACCCAGGGCCTCTCCGTCGACGCCGCCGCCGGGCCCACCGTCCTGCTGGCCCCGCTGGCCGCGGCCGTCATCGTGGGCATGCGCTCCATCCCCGGGGCGTTCCTGGCCGGCGTCGCCGTCGAGATCCTGGACCAGCTGGCCCAGATCAACCTGGACTCCCGCACGTGGACCTACGTGGTGCTGCTGGGTGTCATCGTCGTCGGCCTGCTGTTCCAGGAGCGGGCCACGGGCCGGGCCGACGCCGCCGGCGAGGGCACGTGGTCGGCGGTGGGCGTCACCCACCGGCTGTCGCGGCCCCTGGCCGCCCTGCCGGAGGTCCGGGCCCTGCGCGTGGTCGGTGCCCTGCTGGTGGTCGGCGCCCTGGTGTGGATCCCCCTGGCCGGCAGCCCCTCGCAGGTCAACGACGGCACCATCACCCTCATCTACGCCCTGGCCGCGGTGTCGTTGGTGGTCCTCACCGGGTGGGGCGGAGTGGTGAGCCTGGGCCAGTTCGCCCTGGTCGGCGTGGGCGGGGTGGTGGCCGCCAACCTCATCGTCGACCACGACCTCGACCTGTTCGCCACCATCGGGCTCTCGGCCCTGGCCGGCGGGATCGTCGCCGCCGTCATCGGCATCCCCGCCCTGCGGGTCTCCGGCCAGCTCCTGGCCGTCACCACCCTGGCCTTCGCGGTGGCCATGCAGGTCCACGTCATCAACCCGGCCAACTACGCCGGCCTGGTGCCCGGCGACTTCGAGCGCCCCGAGCTGTTCGGGTCGGTCGACCTGGCCACCGAGCGCTGGCTCTACCTGCTGGCCCTGGTGCTCCTGGCCGGAGCGGTGGCCATCGTGTTCAACCTGCGCCGCACCCGCACCGGCCGGGTCGTCCGGGCCACCCGCGACAACGACCGGGGCGCGGCCGCGGTCGGCATCAGCACCACCCGCACCAAGATCACCGCCTTCGTCATCTCCGGCATGTTCGCCGGGACGGCCGGTGCCCTCCACGCCGTGGCCCTGCGGGGCATCGGCGTCAACACCTACGAGGCGGCCGACAGCCTCCTGCTGTTCTCCATGGCCGTCATCGGCGGGGTGTCCTCCCTGGGCGGCACCCTGGCCGGCGTGGCCCTGGTCCAGTGGCTGGGCTACACCTTCCCCCGGCTCCAGCTCCTGCTCACGGGGGTGGGGCTGCTGGCCATCCTGATGGTGCTGCCCGGGGGGCTGGGCCAGGCCTACGAGCGGCTGCGCGACCGGGTGGCCCACGCCGCGGCCCGGCGCCGGGGCGTGTCCCTGGTCGACGAGCTGGCCCTGGCCGACGGGGCCGACGGGGTCGCCGAGACCCCGGAGCAACGGGCGGCCGCCGCAGCCCTGGCCGTCGAGCGGGAGGAGCGGGCCGGCGCCGCCCGGGCCGGCGACGCCGCCGCCGCCGAGGCCGGCCTGTCGCGGGCCGACGCGCCGGGCGGGGGCGCCGAGGGCGCCCTGGTGTCGTGCTCGGGGCTGGAGTCGGGCTACGGCTCGCTCCAGGTGCTCTTCGGCGTGGACGTGGCCGCCGGCGACGGCGACGTGCTGGCCCTCCTCGGCACCAACGGCGCCGGCAAGTCCACCCTGTTCAAGGCCATGGTGGGCCTGCTGCCGGTCACCGCCGGACGGGTGACCTTCGCCGGCCAGGACATCACCGGCCTGCCCCCCGAGAAGGTGGCCCGCCGGGGCCTGTCGATGATGCCGGGCGGCAAGGGCGTGTTCCCCACCCTCACCGTGGCCGAGAACGTGCGCCTCTCGACGTGGATGCTCCGGGGCGACCCCGAGCGGGCCCGGGGCCGGACCGACGAGATGCTGGACATGTTCCCCATCCTCCGCGACCGCTGGGACCAGCAGGCCGGCAACCTCTCCGGGGGGGAGCAGCAGCAGCTCTCCATCGCCATGGCCTTCGTGACCGAGCCCCAGGTGGTGCTCATCGACGAGCTGTCGCTGGGCCTGGCGCCCGCCGTGGTCGGCATGCTGGTCGACAAGGTGCGGGAGCTGCACCGCCAGGGCACCACCATCGTCCTGGTCGAGCAGTCCATCAACGTGGCCCTGCTCATGTGCGAGAGCGCGGTGTTCCTGGAGAAGGGCCAGGTGCGCTTCCGGGGACCGACCGCCGGCCTGCTGGAGCGACCCGACATCCTCCGGGCCGTGTTCATCGGCAGCGACGACGGGCCGGCGGCGGGCGACTCGGGAGCCAGCGGCGACGACGCCGGGACGACGGACGCCGACGGCGACGACGCCGCGGCCGCGGGTCCGGCCGGCCGTGGCTTGGCCCTGGAGTGCCGCCAGGTGTCCAAGCGCTTCGGCGGCATCACCGCCGTCGACGAGGTGGACCTCACCGTGGCCCCCGGCCGCATCGTGGGCCTCATCGGCCACAACGGCGCCGGCAAGACCACGCTCTTCGACGTGCTGACCGGCTTCCTGGAGATCGACGGGGGCCGGGTGGTGCTGGGCGGCACCGACGTCTCCGACATGGCCCCCCACCGGCGGGCCATCCTGGGCGTGGGCCGGTCGTTCCAGGAGGCTCGCCTCTACCCGTCCCTCACCGTGCGGGAGTGCATCGAGGTCTCCCTGGAGCGCCACCTGGCCAACCGGGACCCGGTGGCCGCGGCCCTGCACCTGCCGGCGTCGGTCGACTCCGAGCGGGCGGCCGAGGCTCGGGCCGAGGAGCTCATCGCCCTGCTGGGCCTGGGCGCCTTCCGCGATCGACCCACCGGCGAGCTGTCCACCGGCACCCGGCGCATCGTGGAGCTGGCCTGCCTGCTGGCCCAGGACCCGGCGGTGGTGCTCCTGGACGAGCCCACGGCGGGCGTGGCCCAGGTCGAGACCGAGGCCCTGGTGCCCCTCTTGCGCCGCATCCAGGCCGAGACCGGTTGCTCCATGGTCGTCATCGAGCACGACATGGCGCTGTTGTCGGAGCTGTGCGACGAGTTCGTGGCCCTGGAGCAGGGCCGGGTGATCGCCCGGGGCACGCCGGCCGAGGTGCTGGCCGATCCGGACGTCATCGCCTCCTACCTGGGCACCGACGACCAGGTCATCCAGCGCTCCGGCGAGCGGCGCTCCACCACCCCGACGGCCTGAGCCAGGGGTCGGGGCGCCGGCGGGCGATCAGGCCGTCAGTCCTCGTCCTCGTCGGCCGGCGGGGCGGTCGGCTCCTCCAGGCCCAGGGCCACCATGATGGTGTGGCGGGCCGGGCCGAAGTCCTCGTCGCTGACCGTGCCGGCGGCGTGGGCCTCGCTGAGCAGGCGGAACCGCTCGAACAGCTCCTCCTCCGATGCCCCGTCCACGCCGTCCTCGGCCTCCTGGGCGTCGCGGGAGTGGCGGCGCTCGCGCTTGGCTGCCTGCTGCTCCTGGCGCATCTTGTCGATCCGGCGCTTCTCGGCCGACTGGCGGCCCCGGTTGGCCACCTCAGGCGCCGACCGCGACGGCGGGACCCGGGTGGCGGGGGCGGAGGGGTCGGCGCATCGTTGCTCTCCTCGTCGGCGGAGGACCTGGTGGCGGGTCCGAGGCCCACAGGGTAGGGACCCGAGCCTCCGAAGGCGATATGAGCGCCCTCGCCGACCCTCCGGCGACCCGCCCCGGCCGGGCCCGGCACCGCCGGCGACGTGCTGGTCAGCGTGGGGGCCAACGCCACCCTGGACGTGGAGGCCGGCACCTGGGACCCGTTGCCGGACCCGCCCCGCACCCTCGAGCGGGCGGCCCCGACCTGCCGGTGCCCGAGGAGGTGGACGGGCCCGCGGGCCCCGTGAGCTGGGTCCGCTCGGCCGACGGGACGGAGTGGGAGGCCGCGGCCACCGACACCGACGTCGTCGGGGTGCGCTGCGCCACCGCCGCCGACGCCCGCGCTCTCGTGGCTCGCACCTCCTGGCCCTCGACGGACGACCCCCCCTCGTGACCCACCCCTCGAGCCGCACCTGACCGATCCTCCCTGGCCCCGACGGCCGGGCTGGGGGAGGGTCGGCCAGGATGGGCCCGGTGAGCGAGGACGCCGGCCCCCGCACCCTGCGCCTGGCCCACCGGCGACCGTTGGCCGCCGCCGACCTGCTGGCCTTCCTGGCCGCCCGGGCGGTGCGGGGGGTGGAGGCCGGGGTGCGAGGTCCGGACGGGGCCCTCGTCGGCTACCGGCGCACCCTGGCCCTGCCCCACGCCCCGGCCACGGTCACCCTGGTGCCGGCCGACGGCCACGTGCTCGGCACGCTGCGGGGCGACGCCCGGGACGCGGACGAGGCGGAGGCCCGGGTCCGGCGCCTGCTCGACCTGGACGCCGACCCCGCCGCCGTCGACGCCCACCTCGGCCGCGACCCCCTGCTCGCTCCGCTGGTGGCGGCCCGGCCCGGCCTGCGGGTGCCGGGTGCGGTCGACGGGTTCGAGGTGGCGGTGCGGGCCGTCGTCGGCCAGCAGGTGTCGGTGGCCGGGGCCATCACCACCATCGGCCGCCTCACCGCCGAGCGGGGCACCCCGCTGGCCACTCCCGACGGCGAGCTCACCCACCTGTTCCCCTCCGCGGCCCAGGTGGCGGCGGCCGACCCCGACCTCCTGCCCATGCCCCGGGCCCGGGGCCGGGCCCTGGTGGGGCTGGCCCGAGCGGTGGCCGACGGGGAGATCGCCCTGGACGCCGGAGCCGACCGTGACCGCACCCGGGCCGCCCTCCTGGCCCGGCCCGGCATCGGGCCGTGGACGGTGGAGGACATCGCCCTGCGGGCCTTCGGTGACCCCGACGCCTTCCCCGCCACCGACCTGGGCGTGCGCCGCACCCTGACCCGGCTGGCAGGGCCGGACGCCGCTCGCCCGGCGGCGGTGGCGGCTCGGGCCGAGCGCTGGCGCCCGTGGCGGGCCTACGCCACCCTCCACCTCTGGACCGCCACCCCCTGACCCTCCGGCCCGTGGTTCGAGGCCGATCCCGTCGCGCGCAGTTTTGGCAAGGTTGGGCTTGGCATGGTGGCGGTTGGCACGTCGGCGCCCGGCAGGCGTTCGCGTGACGTGTCGTCATCTTCGTTCACTACTCAGGGGGGAACCCTCAGCATGTTGTCCATTCGGCGCATTGCGCGTCTCGCGTTCGTTGAGCGAAGGAACTTGGCCTTCGCTTTTGCCCCCCCCCCCCGCTAGATCGGGGCCCGCGATCCGCGGGATCTGAGCGCCCCTGGCGAGCACGAGCCGGGGCCGGCCTGGTCGCCGCGCTGACCGCTCTGGTCCTGCTCCTCCTGGCCGTCGCGTCACCGGCTGCCGCTGACGCGGCGCCGGTCCCAGCCCAGGACATCGCCCCTGCCGCGGGCGACACGCCGGACACCGGAGGTGCGCCCCGGGTGGCGCAGGATCTCGACCTGCAACTGGTCGAAGGAGGCGGGCAGCTCTCCCTGCGAGGCTCCGAGGAGCCCTATCAGATCCAGAACCCGACCTCGATCACCGGCACCATCGACGCCCCGGATCCGGATACCGGTGGTGGGACCGGATCGATCACGGCGGGCACGTTCACCACCCCGCAGGTGAACATCGTCCAACACATCACCAGCCCGGTCGATGCCGACGTGTTCATCGACGCCGACTTCGCACCGACCACGCCCGGCAACCTCACCGGCACCGTCGACGCCGATGGCAACGTGTTCGTGAGCACCAGCCTGGCCGTGACCTTGAACGTGGACGTCGGTCGCAACCCGACGATCCTCACCGCCGAGTGCATCAGCAGCCCCGTGGCCCTGACGCTGTCATCGACGGCACCCCATGACCCCGCCACCGGGCTGGTCACCCTGGTCAACGACAACTTCTCCATCCCGGCCCCACCGGGCAGCGGGGCCTGTGAGAACAACGTCCGCAACGCCATCATCGCCCAGCTCGCCGGTGGGGGCCACGCCATCTCCCTGACCCTGCAAGGCGCCCTGCCCCGGCCCCAGGTCACCAAGGAGCCCACCGACACGACGCTGGCGGTCGCCCCCGATGGGGGGGCGTTGGCGGGAGACCCGATCACCCTGACCGCCACCGTGGCCCCCGACTCGACGGCCACCGCGATCGAGCCCCGGACCGGGTTCGTGAACTTCCTCGACGGCGGGCAGACCCTGGCCAGCGTCGAACTGCAACCCGACGGGACCGCCGAGCTGGTCACCACCGCCCTGCCCACCGGGTCCCGCACCTTGACCGCCCGCTACCGCGGCGACGCCACCTGGGGCCAGTCCACCTCGCCCGCGGTGGCCTACACCGTGTTCTCCGACCCTGCCCTCACCTGGGACCTCCCGGCCTTCGTGCGCATCCACGGGGGGTCCACCGACTTCACCGTCACGGCCCTCAACACCGCCCTGGGCCAGGACCTCACCAACGTCCGCCTCGACATCGCCATCCAACGAACCGTCGGCACCGGGCCCATCGGCCCTACCCTCGGCGACGACAGCACCCCTGACCGCATCACCCTCGCCCACCTCGACGGATCCGATGCCACCCCCATCACCCTCACCTCGACGGGAAGCGGTTCGAACCAGGTGCTGTCCGGCTCCATCGGCGCCAGCACCGGCACACCCCTGACCCCCGGCGCCTCGATCACCGAGGCACTGCGCCTCGCCTTCCCCGCCGTGGGCACCGTCAACCCCACGATGTGTGGGGGTTCCGATCGACTGTGCCCCGGACCCCTGGGGGTCACCTTCACCCTCCAGCTCGTCAACCCCGATACCGGGGCGATCCAGACGACGATCGCCTCCGAAGCGGGCGCGACCAAGATGATCGAAGCGACCCGCCGACCCACCACTGTCGGTGCCGGCGGCCCCGGCATCCCGCCGCTCGTCCCGGCCACCCCTGCGGTCGCGCCCCAACTCGTGCGGGCCGGCAACGCCATCACGCTGAACCTGCTGGCTGTGGATCCTCGACTCGCCGGGGTCAATCCCGAAGGCCCGATCGCTTTCGCTCTCGACGGAGCGCCCATCGGCGCGCGCCGCTTCGGGCAACCCCCGGCGGAGGCGTATCGCACCGAGCTCCCCTTCATCTCTGGCAGCAGTTATCTGATCCCGGTGCCGGCCGCCACCAGCCCGGGCA is from Acidimicrobiales bacterium and encodes:
- a CDS encoding ATP-binding cassette domain-containing protein, which encodes MSDRRLLAAGAAFVAFVAAGLLGLYDASLGVVLQGAALGVGTGLMAVGLVLIYRTTRVINFAYGAMGTVAGALASGLTLGSLEWSWYLSAPLSIVAGVAVGLLVELTVIRRFATSPRLVLTVATIGLAQALGGLALFMPGWFGTEALNPGFSTPLSDTEWTVSPVTLDGNHLVLAAVAPLVLLALAWFLFRTGAGTAVRGMAENLDRARMLGIPVNQLNLLLWGVAGGLAAVTVVLKAPTQGLSVDAAAGPTVLLAPLAAAVIVGMRSIPGAFLAGVAVEILDQLAQINLDSRTWTYVVLLGVIVVGLLFQERATGRADAAGEGTWSAVGVTHRLSRPLAALPEVRALRVVGALLVVGALVWIPLAGSPSQVNDGTITLIYALAAVSLVVLTGWGGVVSLGQFALVGVGGVVAANLIVDHDLDLFATIGLSALAGGIVAAVIGIPALRVSGQLLAVTTLAFAVAMQVHVINPANYAGLVPGDFERPELFGSVDLATERWLYLLALVLLAGAVAIVFNLRRTRTGRVVRATRDNDRGAAAVGISTTRTKITAFVISGMFAGTAGALHAVALRGIGVNTYEAADSLLLFSMAVIGGVSSLGGTLAGVALVQWLGYTFPRLQLLLTGVGLLAILMVLPGGLGQAYERLRDRVAHAAARRRGVSLVDELALADGADGVAETPEQRAAAAALAVEREERAGAARAGDAAAAEAGLSRADAPGGGAEGALVSCSGLESGYGSLQVLFGVDVAAGDGDVLALLGTNGAGKSTLFKAMVGLLPVTAGRVTFAGQDITGLPPEKVARRGLSMMPGGKGVFPTLTVAENVRLSTWMLRGDPERARGRTDEMLDMFPILRDRWDQQAGNLSGGEQQQLSIAMAFVTEPQVVLIDELSLGLAPAVVGMLVDKVRELHRQGTTIVLVEQSINVALLMCESAVFLEKGQVRFRGPTAGLLERPDILRAVFIGSDDGPAAGDSGASGDDAGTTDADGDDAAAAGPAGRGLALECRQVSKRFGGITAVDEVDLTVAPGRIVGLIGHNGAGKTTLFDVLTGFLEIDGGRVVLGGTDVSDMAPHRRAILGVGRSFQEARLYPSLTVRECIEVSLERHLANRDPVAAALHLPASVDSERAAEARAEELIALLGLGAFRDRPTGELSTGTRRIVELACLLAQDPAVVLLDEPTAGVAQVETEALVPLLRRIQAETGCSMVVIEHDMALLSELCDEFVALEQGRVIARGTPAEVLADPDVIASYLGTDDQVIQRSGERRSTTPTA
- a CDS encoding AlkA N-terminal domain-containing protein, with translation MSEDAGPRTLRLAHRRPLAAADLLAFLAARAVRGVEAGVRGPDGALVGYRRTLALPHAPATVTLVPADGHVLGTLRGDARDADEAEARVRRLLDLDADPAAVDAHLGRDPLLAPLVAARPGLRVPGAVDGFEVAVRAVVGQQVSVAGAITTIGRLTAERGTPLATPDGELTHLFPSAAQVAAADPDLLPMPRARGRALVGLARAVADGEIALDAGADRDRTRAALLARPGIGPWTVEDIALRAFGDPDAFPATDLGVRRTLTRLAGPDAARPAAVAARAERWRPWRAYATLHLWTATP
- a CDS encoding Ig-like domain repeat protein, producing MAQDLDLQLVEGGGQLSLRGSEEPYQIQNPTSITGTIDAPDPDTGGGTGSITAGTFTTPQVNIVQHITSPVDADVFIDADFAPTTPGNLTGTVDADGNVFVSTSLAVTLNVDVGRNPTILTAECISSPVALTLSSTAPHDPATGLVTLVNDNFSIPAPPGSGACENNVRNAIIAQLAGGGHAISLTLQGALPRPQVTKEPTDTTLAVAPDGGALAGDPITLTATVAPDSTATAIEPRTGFVNFLDGGQTLASVELQPDGTAELVTTALPTGSRTLTARYRGDATWGQSTSPAVAYTVFSDPALTWDLPAFVRIHGGSTDFTVTALNTALGQDLTNVRLDIAIQRTVGTGPIGPTLGDDSTPDRITLAHLDGSDATPITLTSTGSGSNQVLSGSIGASTGTPLTPGASITEALRLAFPAVGTVNPTMCGGSDRLCPGPLGVTFTLQLVNPDTGAIQTTIASEAGATKMIEATRRPTTVGAGGPGIPPLVPATPAVAPQLVRAGNAITLNLLAVDPRLAGVNPEGPIAFALDGAPIGARRFGQPPAEAYRTELPFISGSSYLIPVPAATSPGTHNLTIRYSGDDYFQPSVATFTFSVAANLGAVYECERPGFGTSYVGRANVIAQASLPSVAAAGSAVNAVNPSLRLLFDRGPSAGAGNLLAAAIPAFTGLVADYGVPGTASGTSLTRTTTTRLDTTTGDPDQVVQVNGLAMGMTIDGTPGQVLPIQLRSFQFRVSGIGERLSCTPVSDPITLGQVTVAGTTLTVSPGGPVRAGAAVALEATTGPVSASGGVMELRDGDTTIGVVDVDADGKASLTTTDLPVGGHSLTARYLGGLTVPVTTSEAVPLTVIDTFDCAAFTQAGNAAVVRLVYLELLGRCPDQAGFDHWAGRLDAGASASSFARSISGTDEAVGRVVDDAYITMLGRSPDPAGRVFWTDRLQASGRYDQLLADLAASPEFWAKAGGTNTGFVTRVYDRLLGRTPDTAGLNHWVGRLDTGISPRALVLTLANLDEPLGRLVVDAYDEILGRAPFAAERTAGIAYLRATGSRSGLYAQLIGTTEFHTRAQGHPNPED